In one window of Leptospira sp. WS92.C1 DNA:
- a CDS encoding SelL-related redox protein → MEFLPEGFRTRETVGIHLRNKVILSCLPPRLCLLVFLRHSGCIFSREAVHDLREISETCLSFPPILFFFPGNLEETRNFFEGTWEDASVVSDTNVEFYQDLGLSNAGLLQLAGPEVLVATARATLKGFFYGIPGRNSLRMPGAYLVVQDRIVWEHSYRHIGDHPDWKNLPGVRLIPGAEFGPDALPA, encoded by the coding sequence ATGGAATTTCTTCCGGAAGGTTTCAGAACGAGGGAAACGGTTGGGATACACTTGAGAAACAAGGTCATTCTTTCTTGTTTGCCTCCTCGTCTTTGTCTTTTGGTATTTCTCAGACATTCCGGCTGTATTTTTAGCAGAGAGGCGGTTCATGATCTCCGGGAAATTTCCGAAACCTGTCTTTCTTTTCCTCCGATTTTATTTTTTTTTCCGGGAAACTTGGAAGAAACCCGGAATTTTTTTGAGGGAACCTGGGAAGACGCTTCCGTCGTCTCCGATACAAATGTGGAATTTTATCAGGATCTCGGTCTGTCTAACGCAGGTTTGCTTCAGCTCGCCGGCCCGGAAGTTTTAGTGGCAACCGCAAGAGCCACTCTCAAAGGTTTTTTTTACGGGATTCCCGGGCGAAATTCTCTGAGAATGCCGGGTGCTTATCTCGTGGTTCAGGATCGTATCGTTTGGGAACATTCCTACAGACATATTGGAGATCACCCGGATTGGAAAAATCTGCCAGGCGTCCGATTGATTCCCGGAGCCGAGTTCGGACCGGATGCGCTTCCCGCTTAG
- a CDS encoding DEAD/DEAH box helicase, whose translation MHTIENFSDLPLAPPIQRSIQDVGYSKPTPIQIQAIPPLLEGHDLLGCAQTGTGKTAAFALPILHRLFINQRKASPKQARVLVLTPTRELAIQVHDSFKVYGQHLKLKTAVIFGGVGQSPQVKSLSTGVDVLVATPGRLVDLIDQRFLSLSELEVFVLDEADRMLDMGFIHSIRKIIAMLPKKRHNLFFSATMPPDIEKLAATILVKPVRIEVTPVSSTVELIRQSVLFVDSDKKKDLLKSLFKNPDLKRVIVFTKTKHGANKVSELLGKDGISVDVIHGNKSQSARQRALEDFRAGKIRALIATDIAARGIDIDDISHVINFEIPNIPESYVHRIGRTARAGTRGVAISLCDLEERSFVRDIERVIGQKIPVNQQQPFHSENVMHFTGTIKPKAPNRGRQQSRPHSHSTPSRKKTNSSFKQRSFR comes from the coding sequence TTGCACACTATAGAAAATTTTTCCGATTTGCCTCTTGCTCCTCCCATTCAACGTTCGATCCAAGACGTAGGTTATTCGAAACCGACTCCGATTCAAATTCAAGCGATTCCTCCCCTTTTGGAGGGCCATGATCTTTTGGGTTGCGCTCAGACCGGAACCGGAAAAACCGCGGCCTTTGCTCTTCCGATTCTTCATCGATTGTTTATCAATCAAAGAAAGGCCTCTCCCAAGCAGGCGCGAGTTTTGGTTCTGACTCCTACAAGGGAACTTGCGATTCAGGTTCATGACAGTTTTAAGGTTTATGGTCAACATTTGAAATTGAAGACAGCTGTCATCTTCGGAGGAGTCGGTCAAAGTCCTCAGGTGAAAAGTCTTTCTACCGGAGTTGACGTTCTCGTCGCGACACCGGGGAGACTCGTGGATCTGATCGATCAAAGATTTTTGAGTCTCAGCGAATTGGAGGTTTTTGTTTTGGATGAAGCGGATCGGATGCTCGACATGGGTTTTATTCATTCCATTCGAAAGATCATCGCGATGTTGCCGAAAAAACGCCATAATCTTTTTTTCTCGGCTACGATGCCTCCCGATATCGAAAAGTTAGCCGCAACCATACTTGTCAAACCAGTTCGTATCGAGGTGACCCCGGTTTCCTCCACAGTAGAACTGATTCGACAATCCGTTTTGTTTGTGGATTCCGATAAAAAAAAGGATCTTCTCAAAAGTCTTTTTAAGAATCCGGATCTAAAACGCGTGATCGTATTTACAAAGACAAAACACGGAGCCAATAAGGTTTCGGAATTATTGGGAAAGGACGGGATCTCTGTAGATGTGATTCATGGAAACAAATCCCAGTCCGCGAGACAAAGGGCTCTCGAAGATTTTAGAGCGGGAAAGATCAGGGCTTTGATCGCCACCGATATCGCTGCGAGAGGGATCGATATCGACGATATCTCTCACGTGATCAATTTCGAAATCCCGAATATTCCGGAAAGTTACGTACATAGAATCGGAAGAACCGCAAGAGCGGGGACCCGGGGTGTGGCCATTTCGTTGTGCGATTTAGAAGAACGTTCCTTTGTGCGGGACATAGAAAGAGTGATCGGACAAAAAATTCCAGTCAATCAACAGCAGCCATTCCATTCGGAAAATGTAATGCACTTTACCGGAACGATCAAGCCGAAGGCTCCGAATCGCGGAAGACAACAGTCAAGACCGCATTCTCATTCTACTCCGAGTCGAAAAAAAACGAATTCTTCGTTCAAACAACGATCGTTTCGTTAG
- a CDS encoding universal stress protein: protein MQRLIKKILVPVDGSESSKKALEMAIAIAKAANASLTILEVVEEFGPLPGYYERAPEGKDRVKWISEQRFEKIHSPLDESPEIKWDRLVLEGYPADTIVETASKGNYDMIVIGSRGLSAVGRFLVGSVSDRIVHHANCSVMVVR from the coding sequence ATGCAAAGATTGATCAAAAAAATACTGGTTCCTGTAGACGGTTCCGAGAGTTCTAAAAAAGCTCTGGAGATGGCGATCGCAATCGCAAAAGCGGCAAACGCGAGTCTTACGATCTTAGAAGTTGTAGAGGAATTCGGTCCTCTCCCCGGTTACTACGAAAGGGCTCCCGAAGGAAAGGACAGGGTCAAATGGATCTCCGAACAAAGGTTTGAAAAAATCCACTCTCCTTTGGACGAATCCCCCGAAATTAAGTGGGATCGTTTGGTCCTTGAGGGATACCCCGCGGACACGATCGTGGAAACCGCCTCCAAAGGAAATTATGATATGATTGTAATCGGCTCAAGAGGTTTGTCGGCAGTCGGAAGATTCTTGGTAGGTTCCGTATCGGATCGGATCGTTCACCACGCGAACTGTTCGGTTATGGTCGTGAGATAA
- a CDS encoding sigma-70 family RNA polymerase sigma factor — MKQKTDFDIILVNSYLEYKRSGDSDDLVLQAEFWIRKIAVYKYYLDEDGRAEVLLKFIQKIEYFSEIYERGGFKNFSAFAIVFWKHLIYNQWKKEARLLKKAPLFLDPDGLEASSIYEPGFESEIPPFKIFLVEVLKNLDPRGILIFKLKHNLFLERRDVFLLKSILLASGTAIRDFLKDRRERQYRIRSRELSLLERMEISHQILFSTRKDATAVSSKIKQKLRKKLLKADSIYTFQEIADWFGWNKSVIKKLYHPIMKSLKNAGIDLEPFQETGQRRAA; from the coding sequence ATGAAACAAAAAACAGACTTTGACATTATATTAGTAAATTCTTATTTAGAATATAAACGATCCGGAGACTCGGACGATTTGGTTTTGCAGGCGGAATTTTGGATTCGTAAAATCGCCGTTTACAAATATTATTTGGACGAAGACGGACGAGCCGAGGTGTTGCTCAAATTTATTCAGAAAATTGAATATTTTTCGGAGATTTACGAACGGGGCGGTTTTAAAAACTTTTCCGCGTTTGCGATCGTTTTTTGGAAACATCTCATTTACAATCAATGGAAAAAAGAGGCCCGTCTTCTCAAAAAAGCGCCTTTATTTTTGGATCCGGACGGTTTGGAGGCTTCTTCGATCTATGAGCCGGGTTTTGAATCCGAGATTCCTCCTTTCAAGATATTTCTTGTGGAAGTTTTGAAAAATCTGGATCCGAGAGGGATTCTAATTTTTAAATTAAAACATAATTTATTTTTAGAAAGAAGGGACGTATTTTTGCTCAAAAGTATTCTTTTGGCAAGTGGAACCGCGATTCGTGACTTTTTAAAAGATCGAAGAGAAAGACAATATCGAATTCGAAGCAGAGAGTTGAGTCTTTTGGAAAGGATGGAAATTTCGCATCAGATTTTGTTCTCCACGCGAAAGGACGCAACCGCGGTCTCTTCCAAGATCAAACAAAAGCTTAGAAAAAAACTTTTAAAAGCGGATTCGATTTATACGTTTCAAGAGATTGCGGATTGGTTTGGATGGAACAAATCCGTGATTAAAAAACTCTATCATCCGATCATGAAGTCTTTAAAAAACGCAGGAATCGATTTGGAACCATTCCAGGAAACGGGGCAAAGACGCGCCGCTTAA
- a CDS encoding methyl-accepting chemotaxis protein, protein MNHAESRKLRWKLTVGLELLTSILAVPLAVLFVISAGGYDFDQSIALIVGSTIALLCSYIVPGVRFFVLGRILKDLKDSRWFNLNSQQKTLVKTKILNFPVYNTFFYLIQWSLGIPFTWKFMHLFFTPTFLESIPFFFLPAIIYPILGVSHFFLAESTFVDILESDRLNEIETDSSQIITIGVHTRIFSTIAAIATLPIVILGYLLFEETSGWVKLGDITIPLILTLIFMLIAVAVASYQLSSTIRRNSENMIRIFGEMSNGSLTQVLPMVSSDELGSNSRALNEFVKRLRIIVKSVMREANKLSESSKVLGENTRELSKKMQDQAASTEEMSSGVEEITASIQSTATRADGQTQIAKKAQKSLIDLEERIRQVHTALLETKTDADRMKTETKSGEYALFGTQKAMEAIEESTAKMGATVNVIKEITDRIGLLSLNAAIEAARAGEAGKGFAVVAQEIAKLGEQTQDNAKRITAAISEALSATRSGREVIESTQTVFKRIGDTVATTLDRVSEVATLSDSQLLASEQVKSAFTELSRSSDEIRNHTQEQALTSTEFSKTIGSISETTEFLNQVVNEIDDLAGKLNGQAGKLKSEVEFFKT, encoded by the coding sequence ATGAATCATGCAGAATCTCGTAAACTCAGATGGAAACTAACGGTAGGTTTGGAATTACTTACTTCAATTTTGGCCGTTCCTTTGGCGGTTCTGTTTGTAATTTCCGCAGGCGGTTATGACTTCGATCAATCGATCGCCTTGATCGTTGGCTCTACGATTGCCTTACTTTGTTCTTACATCGTTCCTGGTGTCCGTTTTTTTGTGCTTGGTCGAATTTTAAAGGATCTCAAGGATTCGAGATGGTTCAATCTGAATTCACAACAAAAAACTTTGGTTAAAACGAAGATTCTCAATTTCCCGGTTTATAACACATTCTTTTATCTCATCCAATGGAGTTTGGGCATTCCTTTCACCTGGAAGTTCATGCATCTATTTTTTACTCCAACGTTTTTAGAATCGATTCCCTTCTTTTTTTTACCGGCGATCATCTATCCGATTCTGGGAGTCTCTCATTTCTTTTTGGCGGAATCCACATTTGTCGATATTTTAGAATCGGATCGTTTGAACGAGATAGAGACAGATTCTTCGCAAATCATTACGATCGGAGTTCATACGAGAATTTTCAGCACAATCGCGGCGATTGCGACGCTGCCAATCGTGATCCTAGGTTATTTGTTATTTGAGGAAACCTCGGGCTGGGTCAAACTCGGAGACATTACGATTCCGTTAATTCTCACCTTGATCTTTATGTTGATTGCGGTTGCGGTTGCGTCGTATCAGCTTTCGTCCACGATTCGGAGAAATTCGGAAAATATGATTCGGATCTTCGGTGAAATGTCGAACGGAAGTTTGACTCAGGTTCTTCCTATGGTATCTAGCGACGAACTCGGATCCAATAGTCGCGCGTTAAACGAATTTGTAAAACGACTTCGGATTATCGTAAAGAGTGTTATGAGAGAAGCGAATAAACTTTCGGAGAGTTCCAAAGTTCTCGGAGAGAACACGAGAGAGTTATCAAAAAAAATGCAGGACCAAGCTGCTTCCACGGAAGAAATGAGCTCCGGTGTGGAAGAAATTACTGCGTCGATCCAATCCACCGCGACAAGAGCGGATGGTCAGACTCAGATTGCAAAAAAGGCGCAGAAATCTCTGATTGATCTTGAGGAAAGGATCCGGCAAGTGCATACGGCTCTTCTGGAAACAAAGACGGATGCGGATCGTATGAAAACGGAAACGAAAAGCGGGGAATACGCGCTTTTCGGAACTCAAAAAGCCATGGAAGCGATCGAAGAAAGCACTGCGAAGATGGGAGCAACCGTAAACGTAATCAAAGAGATCACGGATCGAATCGGTTTGCTTTCATTAAACGCGGCTATCGAAGCAGCCAGGGCGGGGGAAGCCGGTAAGGGTTTTGCCGTTGTCGCTCAAGAAATCGCCAAGCTCGGAGAACAGACTCAGGACAATGCGAAACGTATCACGGCGGCGATCTCCGAAGCGTTGAGCGCAACGAGGAGCGGAAGGGAAGTCATCGAATCTACTCAGACGGTGTTCAAGCGAATCGGAGATACCGTTGCGACCACATTGGATCGAGTTTCGGAAGTGGCAACGTTATCCGATTCTCAGCTTTTGGCGAGCGAACAGGTGAAGTCGGCATTTACGGAACTTTCCCGTTCCTCGGACGAGATTCGAAATCATACTCAAGAACAGGCGTTGACTTCTACGGAATTTTCCAAAACGATCGGTTCAATTTCGGAAACCACCGAGTTTTTAAATCAAGTGGTGAATGAGATCGACGACTTGGCCGGAAAACTAAACGGACAAGCAGGAAAACTCAAATCCGAAGTCGAGTTTTTCAAAACGTGA
- a CDS encoding M20/M25/M40 family metallo-hydrolase, whose product MKKFILIPLCLLAFVLSITLVNVFRAKSFQTHYDPVLTKTIPIKDAIRRLSAAIRYKTVSSLENPNANSDQFQALNEHIRKSYPMINSKLKKTNVSNASFFYEWKGRNQNSKPILLCVHSDVVDVDPSTISLWTHSPFGGEVSDGFIWGRGSWDNKSSLFAILESVEILLKQGYLPERSIFIAIGQDEETIYGKLGAKAITEVFQKRNIRFEYILDEGQVIAEGLIPGIEKPIALVGIAGKGYISLGLETDLKEGGHSSMPPLETAVGILSSGLSRLEKNQFPLSLGEVPRTTFEWLAPEMNFSSRWIMSNLWLFGPILKSKLSEKNSTRAQLHTTTAITKIFGGFKDNVLPATAQATVNFRIIQGDTHQDVLNWTRRILEDERIRLISPDTIFEPSSISSTSSKGFETIRRSIQETIPNAIVAPAMVSAYTDSAHYGLVSENVYRFFPVRVGPDDINRFHGIDERISITNFEEMIRFYLRLIVNSSD is encoded by the coding sequence ATGAAAAAGTTCATTCTGATTCCGCTTTGCCTCCTTGCTTTTGTATTATCGATTACCCTCGTCAACGTATTTCGAGCAAAATCATTTCAGACTCATTATGACCCGGTTTTAACGAAAACGATTCCGATCAAAGACGCGATCCGCCGTCTCTCCGCCGCCATACGATATAAAACGGTTTCTTCTTTGGAGAATCCAAACGCAAACTCGGACCAATTCCAGGCTTTGAACGAACATATTCGTAAAAGTTATCCAATGATAAACTCCAAACTCAAAAAGACAAATGTGAGTAACGCCTCTTTCTTTTACGAATGGAAAGGTAGAAATCAAAATTCAAAACCGATTCTTCTTTGTGTCCATTCGGACGTAGTGGACGTGGATCCTTCTACGATTTCGCTCTGGACCCATTCTCCGTTTGGCGGAGAGGTCAGTGACGGTTTTATCTGGGGAAGAGGATCCTGGGACAATAAAAGTAGTCTTTTTGCAATATTAGAATCCGTTGAAATTCTTTTGAAACAAGGATATCTCCCAGAACGCTCCATCTTTATCGCGATCGGGCAAGACGAAGAAACGATCTACGGTAAACTCGGAGCCAAGGCGATCACCGAAGTTTTCCAAAAAAGAAACATCCGTTTCGAATACATTTTGGACGAGGGGCAGGTGATCGCGGAAGGTTTGATTCCCGGGATCGAAAAACCGATCGCGTTAGTCGGAATTGCAGGTAAAGGATATATTTCTCTCGGACTCGAAACCGATCTCAAAGAAGGCGGACATTCTTCCATGCCTCCTCTTGAAACAGCGGTCGGAATTCTCAGTTCCGGTTTGTCTCGTTTGGAAAAAAATCAATTCCCTCTTTCTCTCGGAGAGGTTCCAAGAACCACATTCGAATGGTTGGCTCCGGAAATGAATTTCAGTTCGCGATGGATCATGAGCAATCTATGGCTCTTCGGTCCCATCTTGAAATCTAAATTGAGCGAAAAAAATTCTACTAGGGCGCAATTGCATACTACCACCGCAATAACAAAGATCTTCGGAGGATTTAAGGACAATGTTCTTCCTGCAACCGCCCAAGCGACCGTAAACTTTCGAATCATCCAAGGAGACACGCATCAAGACGTTCTAAATTGGACTCGACGCATTTTAGAAGATGAAAGAATACGTTTGATTTCTCCCGATACGATTTTCGAACCATCCTCAATTTCCAGCACAAGCTCCAAGGGTTTTGAAACGATTCGTCGTTCCATTCAAGAAACGATTCCAAACGCGATTGTCGCTCCTGCGATGGTTTCGGCTTATACCGACTCGGCGCACTACGGACTCGTCTCCGAAAATGTGTATCGATTTTTTCCCGTTCGAGTCGGCCCCGACGACATAAATCGATTTCACGGAATCGACGAAAGAATTTCGATTACGAATTTCGAAGAAATGATTCGATTTTATCTGCGACTGATCGTAAATTCTTCCGATTGA